One Podarcis muralis chromosome 1, rPodMur119.hap1.1, whole genome shotgun sequence genomic window carries:
- the CYBRD1 gene encoding plasma membrane ascorbate-dependent reductase CYBRD1 codes for MEGYWCFLALLASALLLGFCSVVFALVWVLHYREGLAWDGGNAEFNWHPVLLITGFVFVQGIAIIVYRLPWTWKCSKFLMKLIHAGLNTIALVLAVIALVAVWDFHNAKSIPNMYSLHSWIGLTAVICYALQLVLGVAVFLLPFAPGSLRATLMPIHAYFGLLIFGTVIATALMGFTEKLIFALSSPGYKYRDSPPEAIFVNVLGVLILVFSAVVMWMATRPHWKRPQEPDLKISHRNGGTLDKEGSTMTDCSNAEKSDVEFNSEAARKRNLKLDEAGQRSTM; via the exons atggagggctacTGGTGTTTTCTGGCGCTGCTGGCGTCGGCGCTGCTGCTGGGCTTCTGCTCCGTCGTCTTCGCCCTCGTCTGGGTTCTGCACTACCGCGAGGGGCTCGCCTGGGACGGGGGGAACGCCGAGTTCAACTGGCACCCGGTGCTCCTCATCACGGGCTTCGTCTTCGTGCAAGGGATCG CAATCATCGTGTACCGGTTACCGTGGACCTGGAAATGCAGCAAATTCCTGATGAAATTAATCCATGCTGGGTTAAATACCATCGCTCTGGTGCTTGCAGTTATTGCTCTGGTCGCTGTTTGGGATTTCCACAATGCCAAGAGTATTCCCAACATGTACAGTCTGCACAGCTGGATTGGACTGACTGCCGTCATTTGTTATGCTCTTCAG CTTGTTCTAGGTGTTGCtgtcttccttcttccctttgcTCCCGGTTCTCTTCGGGCAACCCTGATGCCAATTCATGCTTATTTTGGCCTTCTAATCTTTGGAACGGTGATTGCGACAGCCCTCATGGGATTCACAGAAAAACTTATTTTTGCTTt ATCGAGCCCTGGATATAAATATAGAGATTCTCCCCCAGAGGCCATCTTTGTCAATGTTCTTGGTGTTCTGATCTTGGTCTTTAGTGCTGTTGTTATGTGGATGGCAACAAGGCCCCACTGGAAGCGCCCGCAGGAGCCGGATTTGAAAATCTCTCACCGAAACGGAGGAACGCTTGACAAAGAGGGATCGACTATGACGGACTGCAGCAACGCGGAGAAGTCTGACGTGGAGTTCAACAGCGAGGCAGCCAGGAAACGCAACCTGAAACTGGACGAAGCTGGTCAGAGGTCAACCATGTGA